In the Salmo trutta chromosome 33, fSalTru1.1, whole genome shotgun sequence genome, one interval contains:
- the LOC115172529 gene encoding tRNA (guanine(37)-N1)-methyltransferase isoform X2: MLRIVPSIFSLLQIQNCVKSRYRYRTLCSVVLQPDRASTCSESVSKPLFEQHQHSGMDPSLYTAPPEVRGMTCLDKEVFSQTVIVPALRVPKEVLNKLVKSLKKVALQRPGIRRVVEVEGSDDDRLLLLDPASVSSPGSFSDAEAEALQSFGVPQELQRYELRLTYDNLKSEEVLRAVLPEGQDVTSGFSRVGHIAHMNLREHQLPYRNLIGQVIMDKNPGVTCVVNKTNTIDSAYRNFKMEVMAGEENMVAKVRENGVTYEFDFSRVYWNPRLSTEHERVVALLKRGDTVLDVFAGVGPFAIPAARRGCTVLANDLNPESHRWLQHNCKLNKVERKVTTFNLDGRAFIHGPLKQQLPVMMKGTASVHVVMNLPALALEFLDAFRGLLDQGLSCDVNLPQVHCYGFSKEDDPQKDVVERASASLGFSLEGLCSVHLVRNVAPNKEMMCVSFTIPKEVLFSRESTQTEAIEEPAPKRQRCEATTN, translated from the exons ATGTTGAG GATTGTTCCTAGTATATTCTCACTACTACAAATTCAAAACTGCGTGAAATCTCGCTATCGATACCGGACCCTGTGTTCAGTGGTCCTGCAGCCGGACCGAGCATCAACTTGCTCTGAGAGTGTTTCGAAGCCGCTGTTTGAGCAGCATCAACACAGCGGGATGGATCCCAGCCTATACACAGCTCCTCCTGAGGTCCGAGGTATGACCTGTTTGGATAAAGAAGTCTTCTCCCAGACAGTTATTGTCCCAGCCCTGCGTGTGCCAAAAGAAGTCCTCAATAAATTGGTTAAGAGCCTGAAAAAAGTAGCACTCCAGCGCCCAGGCATACGAAGAGTGGTGGAGGTTGAAGGCAGCGATGACGACAGGCTCTTGTTGCTGGACCCTGCCAGTGTCTCCTCACCCGGCTCATTCAGCGATGCAGAGGCCGAGGCGTTGCAGTCATTTGGAGTACCTCAAGAGCTCCAGCGGTACGAGCTGCGGCTGACCTATGACAACCTGAAGAGTGAGGAGGTTCTGCGCGCTGTGCTGCCAGAAGGACAGGACGTCACCTCGGGGTTTAGTCGAGTGGGTCACATTGCGCACATGAACCTGCGGGAGCACCAGCTGCCCTACAGAAACCTCATAG GCCAAGTCATAATGGATAAGAACCCTGGGGTGACCTGTGTGGTCAATAAGACCAACACCATCGACTCCGCCTACCGCAACTTCAAGATGGAGGTGATGGCTGGAGAGGAAAATATGGTGGCCAAA GTGCGTGAGAACGGCGTGACATACGAGTTTGATTTCTCCCGTGTGTATTGGAACCCTCGTCTTAGCACCGAGCATGAGCGTGTGGTGGCCCTTCTGAAACGCGGTGACACTGTGCTGGATGTGTTTGCTGGCGTGGGTCCTTTTGCCATTCCCGCTGCCCGCCGTGGCTGCACTGTGCTGGCCAACGACCTCAACCCTGAGTCTCACCGCTGGCTGCAGCACAACTGCAAACTGAACAAGGTGGAGCGTAAGGTCACCACCTTTAACCTGGATGGCAGGGCCTTCATCCACGGGCCACTGAAGCAGCAGCTGCCTGTCATGATGAAGGGGACAGCCAGTGTGCATGTGGTCATGAACCTTCCTGCCTTGGCCCTGGAGTTCCTGGATGCCTTCAGAGGCCTGCTGGACCAGGGACTTTCCTGTGATGTGAATCTGCCGCAGGTGCACTGCTATGGGTTCTCTAAGGAAGATGACCCCCAGAAAGACGTGGTGGAAAGGGCCTCAGCCAGCCTGGGGTTCTCTCTAGAGGGGCTGTGCTCTGTGCATCTAGTGAGGAACGTGGCCCCCAACAAGGAGATGATGTGTGTGAGCTTCACCATCCCCAAAGAGGTTCTCTtcagcagagagagcacacagaCAG AAGCCATAGAAGAACCAGCCCCAAAGAGACAAAGGTGTGAGGCGACAACAAATTGA
- the LOC115172529 gene encoding tRNA (guanine(37)-N1)-methyltransferase isoform X1 translates to MFMVLLNKVIIFPCNNINKKIVPSIFSLLQIQNCVKSRYRYRTLCSVVLQPDRASTCSESVSKPLFEQHQHSGMDPSLYTAPPEVRGMTCLDKEVFSQTVIVPALRVPKEVLNKLVKSLKKVALQRPGIRRVVEVEGSDDDRLLLLDPASVSSPGSFSDAEAEALQSFGVPQELQRYELRLTYDNLKSEEVLRAVLPEGQDVTSGFSRVGHIAHMNLREHQLPYRNLIGQVIMDKNPGVTCVVNKTNTIDSAYRNFKMEVMAGEENMVAKVRENGVTYEFDFSRVYWNPRLSTEHERVVALLKRGDTVLDVFAGVGPFAIPAARRGCTVLANDLNPESHRWLQHNCKLNKVERKVTTFNLDGRAFIHGPLKQQLPVMMKGTASVHVVMNLPALALEFLDAFRGLLDQGLSCDVNLPQVHCYGFSKEDDPQKDVVERASASLGFSLEGLCSVHLVRNVAPNKEMMCVSFTIPKEVLFSRESTQTEAIEEPAPKRQRCEATTN, encoded by the exons ATGTTTATGGTTTTACTGAATAAAGTAATTATCTTTCCATGCAATAATATTAACAAAAA GATTGTTCCTAGTATATTCTCACTACTACAAATTCAAAACTGCGTGAAATCTCGCTATCGATACCGGACCCTGTGTTCAGTGGTCCTGCAGCCGGACCGAGCATCAACTTGCTCTGAGAGTGTTTCGAAGCCGCTGTTTGAGCAGCATCAACACAGCGGGATGGATCCCAGCCTATACACAGCTCCTCCTGAGGTCCGAGGTATGACCTGTTTGGATAAAGAAGTCTTCTCCCAGACAGTTATTGTCCCAGCCCTGCGTGTGCCAAAAGAAGTCCTCAATAAATTGGTTAAGAGCCTGAAAAAAGTAGCACTCCAGCGCCCAGGCATACGAAGAGTGGTGGAGGTTGAAGGCAGCGATGACGACAGGCTCTTGTTGCTGGACCCTGCCAGTGTCTCCTCACCCGGCTCATTCAGCGATGCAGAGGCCGAGGCGTTGCAGTCATTTGGAGTACCTCAAGAGCTCCAGCGGTACGAGCTGCGGCTGACCTATGACAACCTGAAGAGTGAGGAGGTTCTGCGCGCTGTGCTGCCAGAAGGACAGGACGTCACCTCGGGGTTTAGTCGAGTGGGTCACATTGCGCACATGAACCTGCGGGAGCACCAGCTGCCCTACAGAAACCTCATAG GCCAAGTCATAATGGATAAGAACCCTGGGGTGACCTGTGTGGTCAATAAGACCAACACCATCGACTCCGCCTACCGCAACTTCAAGATGGAGGTGATGGCTGGAGAGGAAAATATGGTGGCCAAA GTGCGTGAGAACGGCGTGACATACGAGTTTGATTTCTCCCGTGTGTATTGGAACCCTCGTCTTAGCACCGAGCATGAGCGTGTGGTGGCCCTTCTGAAACGCGGTGACACTGTGCTGGATGTGTTTGCTGGCGTGGGTCCTTTTGCCATTCCCGCTGCCCGCCGTGGCTGCACTGTGCTGGCCAACGACCTCAACCCTGAGTCTCACCGCTGGCTGCAGCACAACTGCAAACTGAACAAGGTGGAGCGTAAGGTCACCACCTTTAACCTGGATGGCAGGGCCTTCATCCACGGGCCACTGAAGCAGCAGCTGCCTGTCATGATGAAGGGGACAGCCAGTGTGCATGTGGTCATGAACCTTCCTGCCTTGGCCCTGGAGTTCCTGGATGCCTTCAGAGGCCTGCTGGACCAGGGACTTTCCTGTGATGTGAATCTGCCGCAGGTGCACTGCTATGGGTTCTCTAAGGAAGATGACCCCCAGAAAGACGTGGTGGAAAGGGCCTCAGCCAGCCTGGGGTTCTCTCTAGAGGGGCTGTGCTCTGTGCATCTAGTGAGGAACGTGGCCCCCAACAAGGAGATGATGTGTGTGAGCTTCACCATCCCCAAAGAGGTTCTCTtcagcagagagagcacacagaCAG AAGCCATAGAAGAACCAGCCCCAAAGAGACAAAGGTGTGAGGCGACAACAAATTGA
- the LOC115172529 gene encoding tRNA (guanine(37)-N1)-methyltransferase isoform X3 produces the protein MDPSLYTAPPEVRGMTCLDKEVFSQTVIVPALRVPKEVLNKLVKSLKKVALQRPGIRRVVEVEGSDDDRLLLLDPASVSSPGSFSDAEAEALQSFGVPQELQRYELRLTYDNLKSEEVLRAVLPEGQDVTSGFSRVGHIAHMNLREHQLPYRNLIGQVIMDKNPGVTCVVNKTNTIDSAYRNFKMEVMAGEENMVAKVRENGVTYEFDFSRVYWNPRLSTEHERVVALLKRGDTVLDVFAGVGPFAIPAARRGCTVLANDLNPESHRWLQHNCKLNKVERKVTTFNLDGRAFIHGPLKQQLPVMMKGTASVHVVMNLPALALEFLDAFRGLLDQGLSCDVNLPQVHCYGFSKEDDPQKDVVERASASLGFSLEGLCSVHLVRNVAPNKEMMCVSFTIPKEVLFSRESTQTEAIEEPAPKRQRCEATTN, from the exons ATGGATCCCAGCCTATACACAGCTCCTCCTGAGGTCCGAGGTATGACCTGTTTGGATAAAGAAGTCTTCTCCCAGACAGTTATTGTCCCAGCCCTGCGTGTGCCAAAAGAAGTCCTCAATAAATTGGTTAAGAGCCTGAAAAAAGTAGCACTCCAGCGCCCAGGCATACGAAGAGTGGTGGAGGTTGAAGGCAGCGATGACGACAGGCTCTTGTTGCTGGACCCTGCCAGTGTCTCCTCACCCGGCTCATTCAGCGATGCAGAGGCCGAGGCGTTGCAGTCATTTGGAGTACCTCAAGAGCTCCAGCGGTACGAGCTGCGGCTGACCTATGACAACCTGAAGAGTGAGGAGGTTCTGCGCGCTGTGCTGCCAGAAGGACAGGACGTCACCTCGGGGTTTAGTCGAGTGGGTCACATTGCGCACATGAACCTGCGGGAGCACCAGCTGCCCTACAGAAACCTCATAG GCCAAGTCATAATGGATAAGAACCCTGGGGTGACCTGTGTGGTCAATAAGACCAACACCATCGACTCCGCCTACCGCAACTTCAAGATGGAGGTGATGGCTGGAGAGGAAAATATGGTGGCCAAA GTGCGTGAGAACGGCGTGACATACGAGTTTGATTTCTCCCGTGTGTATTGGAACCCTCGTCTTAGCACCGAGCATGAGCGTGTGGTGGCCCTTCTGAAACGCGGTGACACTGTGCTGGATGTGTTTGCTGGCGTGGGTCCTTTTGCCATTCCCGCTGCCCGCCGTGGCTGCACTGTGCTGGCCAACGACCTCAACCCTGAGTCTCACCGCTGGCTGCAGCACAACTGCAAACTGAACAAGGTGGAGCGTAAGGTCACCACCTTTAACCTGGATGGCAGGGCCTTCATCCACGGGCCACTGAAGCAGCAGCTGCCTGTCATGATGAAGGGGACAGCCAGTGTGCATGTGGTCATGAACCTTCCTGCCTTGGCCCTGGAGTTCCTGGATGCCTTCAGAGGCCTGCTGGACCAGGGACTTTCCTGTGATGTGAATCTGCCGCAGGTGCACTGCTATGGGTTCTCTAAGGAAGATGACCCCCAGAAAGACGTGGTGGAAAGGGCCTCAGCCAGCCTGGGGTTCTCTCTAGAGGGGCTGTGCTCTGTGCATCTAGTGAGGAACGTGGCCCCCAACAAGGAGATGATGTGTGTGAGCTTCACCATCCCCAAAGAGGTTCTCTtcagcagagagagcacacagaCAG AAGCCATAGAAGAACCAGCCCCAAAGAGACAAAGGTGTGAGGCGACAACAAATTGA